One segment of Gammaproteobacteria bacterium DNA contains the following:
- a CDS encoding DegQ family serine endoprotease, with protein MNVNGSRYWLPLLALLLPLCWIAAAPAARPEIVQPLPDFRKLVKQNEAAVVNISSTQTPSRRSRSSGLPDLPGSENPYLEFFKRFFQERPELPGDRQANSLGSGFIISTDGYILTNAHVAQDAEKIIVRLSDQRERPAKVIGVDELTDVAVLKIDEGENLTAVKIGDSDALEVGEWVVAIGSPFGLELTATQGIVSAVGRNLPSGTYVPFIQSDVAVNPGSSGGPLFNLRGEVVGINSQIYSSTGGYMGLSFAIPIKLAMQVAEQLKATGEVTRGWLGILLQAVNNDLAEAFKLDRPRGALVAQVLPDSPAVSAGFKPGDIILRYSGEPVEDSSQLPRMIGVTPVGKTVAMSILRNGEPLEIKATIARLETTEERVMTMDEYSDPRLGIIVADLSNEQRRGLGPDDDQGVLVTGLDEGPAANAGLYPDDIILQINHVPVKSGSQFVEIAKELPNGKAVPVLVRRENESLYLAIRMPPERE; from the coding sequence ATGAATGTGAATGGCTCCCGCTACTGGCTCCCGCTACTAGCGTTGTTGCTCCCATTGTGTTGGATAGCCGCCGCTCCGGCGGCGCGTCCCGAAATCGTGCAACCGTTACCTGATTTTCGCAAGCTGGTGAAGCAAAACGAGGCGGCGGTCGTCAATATCAGCTCCACGCAAACCCCCAGCCGGCGGTCCCGCTCATCCGGGTTACCGGACTTGCCAGGCAGCGAAAATCCCTATCTGGAGTTTTTCAAACGATTCTTTCAGGAGCGCCCCGAACTTCCCGGCGATCGTCAGGCGAACTCGCTGGGTTCCGGTTTCATCATTTCCACCGATGGCTATATCCTGACCAACGCCCACGTTGCCCAGGATGCCGAAAAAATTATCGTCCGGCTCAGCGATCAGCGGGAACGGCCGGCCAAAGTAATTGGCGTCGATGAATTGACCGATGTTGCCGTACTCAAGATTGATGAGGGTGAAAATCTGACTGCGGTCAAAATTGGCGACTCTGATGCATTGGAAGTTGGCGAATGGGTGGTGGCCATTGGTTCGCCGTTTGGACTCGAACTCACCGCGACGCAGGGCATTGTCAGCGCGGTGGGCCGCAACCTGCCCAGCGGCACTTATGTACCCTTCATCCAAAGCGATGTGGCGGTCAACCCCGGTAGTTCCGGCGGCCCGCTCTTCAACCTACGCGGCGAGGTCGTCGGCATCAATTCGCAAATTTACAGCAGCACCGGCGGTTATATGGGCCTGTCCTTCGCGATTCCCATCAAGCTGGCGATGCAGGTGGCCGAGCAATTGAAGGCGACCGGCGAGGTAACCCGAGGTTGGCTGGGCATTCTGTTGCAAGCTGTCAACAATGATCTAGCCGAGGCCTTTAAACTCGACCGGCCGCGCGGAGCGCTAGTCGCCCAAGTCCTGCCCGACAGCCCGGCGGTCAGCGCCGGCTTCAAACCCGGCGACATCATTCTGCGTTACAGCGGCGAACCGGTAGAGGACTCCTCGCAGTTGCCACGCATGATCGGTGTGACCCCGGTCGGCAAGACCGTGGCGATGTCGATTCTGCGCAACGGTGAACCGCTGGAAATCAAGGCCACGATCGCCCGCCTGGAAACCACCGAGGAACGGGTCATGACGATGGATGAGTATAGCGACCCGCGCCTGGGTATCATCGTCGCTGATCTGAGCAATGAGCAACGGCGTGGACTGGGTCCTGATGACGACCAGGGCGTATTGGTCACTGGACTGGATGAAGGCCCCGCCGCCAACGCCGGCCTGTATCCCGATGACATTATTTTACAGATCAACCATGTCCCAGTGAAAAGCGGCAGCCAATTTGTTGAAATAGCCAAAGAACTGCCTAATGGTAAAGCCGTACCGGTGCTGGTGCGTCGGGAAAACGAATCGCTGTATCTGGCCATCCGCATGCCGCCTGAACGAGAATGA
- a CDS encoding GFA family protein produces the protein MTHEITGRCLCNRVSYAITGHLGIFQYCHCSRCRKFTGSAFAANLLVLPADFRWTRGEEYVGRYEVEEAQHFATSFCQHCGSSLPWLGKSGKAVVVPAGTLDDDPLIRPMHNIFWGSRAPWYIEPSALPHYDELPPRKR, from the coding sequence TTGACTCACGAAATCACCGGACGCTGTCTCTGTAACCGGGTGTCTTACGCTATCACTGGCCATTTGGGCATCTTTCAGTATTGTCACTGTTCACGATGCCGGAAGTTTACCGGTAGCGCCTTTGCAGCCAATCTATTGGTATTGCCTGCTGATTTTCGATGGACTCGCGGAGAGGAATATGTTGGTCGATATGAAGTCGAGGAGGCCCAGCATTTTGCCACATCTTTCTGTCAGCATTGCGGTTCCTCTCTGCCCTGGTTGGGGAAAAGCGGTAAGGCAGTCGTCGTTCCGGCAGGCACCCTGGATGACGATCCGCTGATCCGTCCGATGCACAACATTTTCTGGGGTTCGCGCGCGCCGTGGTACATCGAACCCAGCGCCCTACCGCACTATGATGAGTTGCCTCCACGGAAGCGGTAA
- a CDS encoding mannose-1-phosphate guanylyltransferase/mannose-6-phosphate isomerase: MIIPVILSGGSGARLWPLSRETYPKQFLPLVDQNTMLQNTALRVAGLPDVAAPLVVCNEEHRFMVAEQLRAVGIHPAAVILEPVGRNTAPAVAIAALHVQSCNDDPLLLILPSDHVIADVDGFRAAVRQVTSPAEAGQLITFGIVPTAPETGYGYIQAGAPWADSGICKVDRFIEKPDAATAQSYVASGHYYWNSGMFMFSASAFLAELERFAPAMLSACQQALATDRADTDFLWLGREAFAACPKDSIDYAVMEKTDHALVMPLAVGWNDVGSWSALWAVGERDQDGNIERGDIISIDTRDSYIDAASRLVATVGVEHLVVVETADAVLVAGKDQVQDVKAVVDQLKTRHRSEGRMHRKVYRPWGCYDSIDFDQRFQVKRITVNPGASLSSQMHHHRAEHWVVVRGTARVTRGEEVFLLTENQSTYISVGVRHRLENPGKIPLEIVEVQSGSYLGEDDIVRYDDAYGRGE, encoded by the coding sequence ATGATTATTCCCGTCATTCTCTCCGGCGGTAGCGGCGCCCGGCTGTGGCCGTTGTCCCGCGAAACCTATCCCAAACAGTTTTTGCCCCTGGTGGATCAGAACACCATGTTACAAAACACCGCTTTGCGGGTAGCCGGTTTGCCGGATGTCGCTGCGCCGCTGGTGGTGTGTAATGAAGAACATCGCTTCATGGTGGCGGAGCAATTGCGCGCCGTGGGCATTCATCCCGCGGCAGTGATCCTGGAGCCGGTGGGACGCAATACCGCGCCGGCGGTGGCCATTGCCGCCCTGCATGTGCAAAGCTGCAACGACGACCCACTGCTTTTAATCCTGCCTTCCGATCATGTGATTGCCGATGTCGATGGCTTCCGCGCTGCGGTTCGTCAGGTCACGTCACCGGCTGAAGCCGGCCAGTTGATCACGTTCGGCATCGTCCCAACCGCGCCGGAAACCGGCTATGGCTATATTCAGGCCGGGGCGCCGTGGGCCGACTCCGGGATCTGCAAGGTTGATCGCTTCATCGAAAAACCCGATGCAGCGACCGCTCAGAGCTATGTAGCGTCCGGTCACTATTACTGGAACAGCGGCATGTTCATGTTTAGCGCTTCGGCGTTTCTAGCCGAACTCGAGCGCTTTGCTCCAGCCATGCTGTCGGCTTGCCAGCAGGCGCTGGCGACGGACCGGGCGGATACGGATTTTCTCTGGCTGGGCCGGGAGGCGTTTGCCGCCTGCCCCAAGGATTCCATTGACTACGCGGTCATGGAGAAAACCGATCATGCCTTGGTGATGCCGCTGGCGGTCGGCTGGAACGACGTGGGTTCCTGGTCAGCATTATGGGCGGTCGGCGAGCGGGACCAGGACGGCAATATCGAGCGTGGCGATATCATCAGCATTGATACCCGTGATTCCTATATCGACGCTGCCTCGCGTCTGGTCGCCACAGTCGGCGTAGAGCACTTGGTGGTGGTGGAAACCGCTGACGCGGTGCTGGTCGCCGGCAAGGATCAGGTGCAGGATGTGAAAGCGGTGGTCGATCAACTCAAGACCCGCCACCGCTCGGAAGGACGGATGCACCGCAAGGTCTACCGGCCTTGGGGTTGTTATGATTCGATTGATTTCGATCAACGCTTTCAGGTCAAGCGCATCACGGTCAATCCGGGCGCCAGCCTGTCCTCGCAAATGCACCATCACCGCGCCGAACATTGGGTGGTGGTGCGCGGTACGGCCCGCGTGACGCGCGGCGAAGAAGTCTTTCTGTTGACCGAAAATCAGTCGACCTATATTTCGGTGGGCGTGCGTCACCGTTTGGAGAATCCGGGCAAGATTCCGCTGGAAATCGTCGAAGTGCAGTCCGGCAGCTATCTGGGCGAAGATGACATTGTGCGTTATGACGATGCGTATGGGCGTGGTGAATAA
- the mazG gene encoding nucleoside triphosphate pyrophosphohydrolase, which yields MSRINLIPECVNLEQLLTLMARLRDPDHGCPWDREQTYATIVPHTIEEAYEVADAIAREDWTELRTELGDLLFQVVFYAQIAREEGRFDFADVASGIVEKMTRRHPHVFGDESYANAAEQTAAWERIKSAEKVETSGSAASVLEGVPLALPALIRAVKLQKKAARVGFDWGAVEPVLAKIEEEIAEIRHEVASHAPAERLTDELGDVLFAVANLARHLKLDPEDALRGTNAKFERRFRQIEIWLAEEGRTPTEATLAEMDILWEQTKAEERLRYR from the coding sequence GTGAGCCGCATAAATTTAATACCGGAGTGTGTGAACTTGGAACAACTGCTGACTCTTATGGCCCGCCTGCGCGACCCGGATCATGGCTGCCCATGGGACCGCGAGCAGACTTACGCCACTATTGTCCCGCACACGATTGAGGAAGCCTACGAAGTCGCCGACGCCATCGCCCGCGAGGACTGGACGGAATTACGCACCGAACTGGGTGATTTGCTTTTTCAGGTCGTGTTTTACGCGCAGATCGCCCGCGAGGAAGGACGCTTCGACTTCGCCGACGTAGCAAGCGGCATCGTCGAGAAAATGACCCGTCGCCATCCTCATGTTTTTGGCGATGAAAGCTACGCTAATGCCGCGGAACAAACCGCCGCCTGGGAGCGAATCAAATCGGCGGAAAAAGTCGAAACGTCGGGATCCGCCGCCAGCGTCCTGGAAGGCGTTCCCCTGGCATTGCCTGCGCTGATTCGGGCGGTTAAGTTACAAAAGAAAGCCGCGCGCGTGGGCTTTGATTGGGGCGCGGTGGAGCCGGTGCTGGCCAAGATTGAAGAAGAGATCGCCGAGATACGCCACGAGGTGGCCAGCCATGCCCCGGCGGAACGGTTGACCGACGAGCTGGGTGACGTGTTATTCGCAGTCGCCAACCTGGCTCGCCATCTTAAACTCGATCCTGAAGACGCGCTGCGTGGAACAAACGCCAAGTTTGAGCGACGCTTCCGGCAAATCGAGATCTGGCTGGCGGAAGAGGGCCGCACGCCCACGGAGGCAACGCTGGCGGAAATGGATATACTGTGGGAACAGACAAAGGCTGAAGAACGGTTACGCTACCGCTGA
- a CDS encoding UDP-glucose/GDP-mannose dehydrogenase family protein, with translation MKITIFGSGYVGLVTGACFAEVGNDVLCVDVDPHKIAMLQRGEIPIHEPGLDDVVRRNSASGRLRFTTEVAEGVAHGLFQFIAVGTPPDEDGSADLQHVRAVARAIGQYLQDYRVVIDKSTVPVGTADIVRETIAGALAERGQAIPFSVVSNPEFLKEGAAVADFMRPDRIIVGNDDHRATVLLRNLYAPFNRNHDRLIEMDVRSAELTKYAANAMLATKISFMNEIANLAERLGADIEKVRIGIGADPRIGYHFIYPGAGYGGSCFPKDVKALEYTARSVNYEAVLLQAVEAVNERQKTMLFAKIQRHFHNELRGRTFALWGLAFKPGTDDMREAPSRVLLEALWREGAAVRAYDPAAMNEARRLYGERPDFQLCNRPSDTLNGADALVIITEWSLFRSPDFDAIRQALKQPVIFDGRNLYDPEYLREQGFVYYAIGRGETA, from the coding sequence ATGAAAATCACCATTTTTGGCTCCGGCTATGTTGGATTAGTCACCGGCGCCTGTTTTGCCGAAGTAGGCAATGATGTCTTGTGCGTGGATGTCGATCCGCACAAGATCGCCATGCTTCAACGAGGCGAGATTCCTATTCATGAACCCGGACTGGATGACGTGGTGCGCCGCAACAGCGCCAGCGGTCGCTTGCGTTTCACTACCGAGGTTGCCGAGGGTGTAGCCCATGGCCTGTTTCAGTTTATCGCAGTCGGTACGCCGCCGGATGAGGATGGTTCGGCTGACTTGCAGCATGTTCGTGCTGTGGCGCGCGCTATCGGCCAGTATTTACAGGATTATCGGGTGGTGATTGATAAATCCACCGTGCCGGTCGGCACCGCCGACATCGTCCGGGAGACGATTGCCGGCGCTCTCGCTGAACGTGGTCAGGCTATCCCTTTCTCCGTGGTCTCCAACCCGGAATTTCTCAAGGAAGGCGCGGCGGTGGCGGACTTCATGCGTCCCGACCGCATTATTGTCGGTAACGACGATCATCGGGCCACCGTACTGCTGCGCAATCTCTACGCGCCGTTCAACCGTAATCATGACCGGTTGATCGAGATGGACGTGCGCTCGGCGGAATTGACCAAGTACGCGGCTAACGCCATGCTGGCCACCAAGATCAGCTTCATGAACGAGATAGCCAATCTGGCGGAACGCCTGGGCGCCGATATCGAGAAAGTGCGCATCGGCATTGGCGCTGACCCGCGCATTGGGTATCACTTCATCTATCCCGGCGCGGGATACGGGGGGAGCTGCTTTCCCAAAGATGTCAAAGCCTTGGAATACACGGCCCGCTCCGTGAACTATGAAGCCGTGTTGCTGCAAGCCGTAGAAGCAGTCAACGAGCGGCAAAAAACCATGTTGTTTGCCAAAATCCAGCGTCATTTCCACAACGAGCTGCGTGGGCGCACGTTCGCACTGTGGGGCCTGGCCTTCAAGCCTGGCACCGATGACATGCGCGAAGCGCCCAGTCGGGTGCTGCTCGAAGCCCTGTGGCGGGAAGGCGCTGCGGTTCGAGCTTATGATCCAGCGGCGATGAACGAGGCGCGACGCCTGTATGGCGAGCGGCCGGATTTCCAGTTGTGCAACCGGCCAAGCGACACATTAAATGGCGCGGATGCGCTGGTGATCATAACCGAATGGAGCCTGTTCCGCAGTCCTGATTTCGACGCCATCCGCCAAGCGCTCAAGCAACCGGTGATTTTCGATGGGCGCAATCTTTATGATCCTGAGTATCTGCGTGAACAAGGATTTGTCTATTACGCAATTGGCCGAGGTGAGACCGCATGA
- a CDS encoding lysophospholipid acyltransferase family protein translates to MNRLMVMHGLFRLIAALPLSWVHCLGAFCGWLLWRIPNNRSRRIAQHNLDLCFPEKSIGERNRLLRQSLMEAGKGLLELGPLWLWPRKRLLALIYGTVAGEEALVTAMNARRGVILITPHLGSWEMAGLYYSSRYPMTILYRPSRRVEFDVLSSRGRGRMGGQVVATNAQGLRALLKALQRGEALGILPDQDIGSDDGEEVAGRVFAPFFGIAASTMTLVSRLARKTGASLFLTWAERLPHGQGYALHLRALPEIVEAAALAESVAALNRGVEAAVRTLPEQYLWAYRRFRTRPPGEARIY, encoded by the coding sequence ATGAACCGATTGATGGTCATGCATGGTCTGTTCCGCCTGATCGCTGCCCTGCCTTTATCCTGGGTTCACTGCCTGGGCGCGTTTTGCGGTTGGCTGCTCTGGCGAATTCCCAACAACCGGTCCCGACGCATCGCGCAGCATAATCTGGATCTGTGCTTTCCCGAAAAATCGATTGGTGAGAGGAACCGGCTGTTGCGCCAGAGCTTGATGGAGGCAGGCAAGGGCCTGTTGGAATTGGGTCCGCTGTGGTTGTGGCCGAGGAAACGGCTATTAGCGTTGATCTACGGAACCGTGGCGGGTGAGGAGGCGCTGGTCACTGCAATGAATGCCAGGCGTGGCGTGATACTGATTACGCCGCATCTGGGTTCCTGGGAGATGGCGGGACTCTACTATTCCAGCCGCTATCCAATGACCATTCTTTATCGTCCCAGTCGACGGGTTGAATTTGATGTACTCAGTAGCCGGGGCCGGGGCCGGATGGGTGGGCAGGTCGTTGCAACAAATGCACAGGGCCTTCGCGCTTTACTGAAAGCATTGCAGCGGGGTGAGGCGCTCGGTATTCTGCCCGATCAGGACATTGGCAGCGATGATGGCGAAGAAGTTGCGGGTCGAGTCTTCGCGCCGTTCTTCGGCATCGCCGCCAGCACCATGACCCTGGTGTCCCGACTGGCGCGAAAAACGGGCGCATCCCTATTTCTGACCTGGGCCGAGCGTTTACCACATGGTCAAGGCTATGCCCTGCATCTGCGCGCCTTGCCCGAAATTGTCGAAGCCGCCGCCTTAGCGGAATCCGTCGCTGCGTTGAACCGGGGCGTCGAAGCGGCAGTGCGCACCCTTCCCGAACAATATCTGTGGGCCTATCGGCGGTTCAGGACACGGCCGCCAGGCGAGGCTAGAATCTATTAA
- a CDS encoding YdgA family protein — translation MKKWVIGVIGVLIIAAAGITGVAYWSGLQAERWYEEALAEGSKSGNVKLSTVRYQRGLFSSHVVTRVDIARPPEGSDPDIPDPSFSIRQDIYHGPLPLAGRDAPGIPMEWTGAVVRATLDPDSSAWTRQLAQWYGDQEPVVAISKIAFDGASDTQITMPPLTLNDVEDLQKLLFSGLQGRFQVAAHSAAVQGELSISVLEATGKSAENAAGQVQLKDFTLTADQRKGAFGLLYGESSFKIGELRVQDETTGEPFVMTNFGMTANLSQQNPQQVAGEVLFKADQITVDQQSGTGSLRFALRNLDGATVEQLQQWQQKMSSNPNDPQALGELLNLVKALLRGKPELALNTEAQLSQGDWQGQLTLDFQDFGDMSALQDPMGLLAALEKGLAEVVASKALVETVLTDAISEELRTQAEGQDQPLTEEAVQSMAAMQANQQLQELTTAGFIRLEGDHYKTTARFEEGKLVVNGQEIPLIPPTGPLQ, via the coding sequence GTGAAAAAGTGGGTTATTGGAGTGATCGGTGTTTTGATCATAGCGGCGGCGGGCATAACCGGCGTCGCTTACTGGTCCGGTCTGCAGGCCGAACGCTGGTATGAGGAAGCCTTGGCGGAAGGCTCCAAAAGCGGCAACGTCAAGCTCAGTACGGTACGCTATCAACGCGGGCTGTTCTCATCACATGTCGTAACCCGGGTCGACATCGCCCGACCGCCGGAAGGCAGCGATCCTGATATCCCCGACCCATCCTTCTCAATTCGCCAGGACATCTACCATGGTCCCCTGCCGCTCGCCGGTCGGGATGCGCCAGGCATACCGATGGAGTGGACCGGCGCAGTGGTGCGCGCCACGCTTGATCCCGACAGCAGCGCGTGGACCCGGCAACTGGCGCAGTGGTATGGCGATCAGGAGCCGGTGGTCGCGATTTCGAAAATTGCCTTCGACGGCGCCAGCGATACCCAAATCACCATGCCGCCGTTGACACTAAATGATGTTGAAGACTTGCAAAAGCTGCTTTTTTCAGGGTTGCAGGGCCGGTTCCAAGTCGCCGCTCACTCTGCCGCCGTGCAGGGTGAACTGTCGATAAGCGTCCTTGAGGCGACGGGCAAATCCGCTGAGAACGCGGCTGGCCAAGTGCAATTGAAGGATTTCACCCTGACCGCCGATCAGCGCAAGGGCGCTTTTGGTCTGCTCTATGGCGAATCCAGTTTCAAAATCGGCGAATTGCGCGTCCAGGATGAGACCACCGGTGAGCCGTTCGTCATGACCAACTTCGGTATGACCGCTAACCTCAGTCAGCAGAACCCGCAACAGGTCGCCGGCGAAGTGTTGTTCAAAGCGGATCAGATAACGGTTGACCAGCAAAGCGGAACCGGTAGCTTGCGCTTCGCATTGCGCAATCTGGATGGCGCCACGGTCGAGCAGCTGCAGCAGTGGCAGCAAAAAATGTCCAGCAACCCCAATGATCCCCAGGCGTTGGGCGAGTTGCTGAATTTGGTTAAAGCGCTGCTGCGCGGCAAACCGGAACTGGCGCTGAATACCGAGGCGCAGCTGAGCCAGGGGGACTGGCAAGGTCAGTTGACCCTGGATTTCCAGGATTTTGGCGACATGAGCGCCTTGCAAGACCCGATGGGTCTGCTGGCCGCCCTGGAAAAAGGTCTGGCGGAGGTGGTCGCCTCCAAGGCGCTGGTCGAAACGGTGTTGACCGACGCTATCAGTGAAGAATTACGGACCCAGGCTGAAGGGCAGGATCAACCGCTGACCGAAGAAGCCGTGCAAAGCATGGCAGCGATGCAGGCGAACCAGCAACTTCAGGAGCTGACCACGGCTGGATTCATTCGGCTGGAGGGAGATCACTATAAAACGACTGCGCGTTTTGAAGAGGGTAAACTGGTTGTCAATGGTCAGGAAATTCCGCTTATTCCCCCGACTGGTCCTTTGCAGTGA
- a CDS encoding phosphomannomutase, which produces MSELTCFKAYDIRGRVPDELNENLAYRIGRAYGVFLRPRRVAVGYDVRLSSPALCAALANGLLDSGADVLNIGLCGTEEIYFAAFEHRLDGGIMVTASHNPMDYNGMKLVRERAKPVSGDNDLFAIRDLATADDDFTITRRRGALAQRPDKNDYLRHLLGYIDPGALRPLKIVVNAGNGGAGLIIDGLEPYLPFQFIKIHHEPDGAFPHGIPNPLLPECRAATAEAVQEHNADLGLAWDGDFDRCFFFDEAGRFIEGYYLVGLLAETLLMRHPGSRIIHDPRLTWNTISQVRAAGGIPVQSKTGHAFIKERMRQEDALYGGEMSAHHYFREFAYCDSGMIPWLLIAELISQRHLPLSALVNARMRAFPCSGEINFQVADAPAKLAEIRAAYADQQPKVDETDGLSLEFADWRFNLRSSNTEPLLRLNVETRGNAELLERCTGELRALIEAR; this is translated from the coding sequence ATGAGTGAACTGACCTGTTTTAAGGCCTACGATATTCGCGGGCGGGTTCCCGATGAACTGAATGAAAACCTGGCCTATCGCATTGGCCGGGCCTATGGGGTTTTTCTGCGGCCCCGGCGGGTCGCGGTCGGCTATGACGTGCGGCTGAGCAGTCCGGCGCTTTGCGCAGCGCTGGCGAACGGGTTGCTGGATAGCGGCGCGGATGTGCTGAATATCGGCCTATGCGGTACGGAGGAAATCTATTTCGCTGCTTTTGAACATCGTCTCGATGGCGGGATCATGGTGACTGCCAGCCATAATCCGATGGATTACAATGGTATGAAGCTGGTGCGCGAACGAGCGAAACCGGTGAGCGGCGATAACGACCTGTTCGCCATCCGCGATCTAGCCACTGCGGATGATGATTTCACTATAACCCGCCGGCGTGGCGCTTTGGCCCAACGACCGGATAAAAATGATTATCTCCGGCATCTACTCGGCTATATTGATCCTGGCGCGCTGCGACCACTGAAGATTGTGGTCAACGCCGGTAATGGCGGCGCGGGGCTGATTATCGATGGACTGGAGCCGTATCTGCCGTTTCAATTCATCAAAATTCACCATGAGCCAGATGGAGCTTTTCCTCACGGTATTCCCAATCCCCTGCTGCCGGAATGTCGCGCGGCGACTGCCGAGGCGGTGCAGGAACACAACGCCGATCTGGGGCTAGCCTGGGATGGCGATTTCGACCGTTGTTTCTTCTTTGATGAGGCTGGTCGGTTTATCGAGGGCTATTACCTGGTGGGGTTGCTAGCGGAAACGCTGCTGATGCGGCATCCGGGATCGAGGATCATTCATGATCCCCGCCTGACCTGGAACACCATTTCCCAAGTCCGCGCCGCAGGCGGAATTCCGGTGCAAAGCAAGACCGGTCATGCGTTCATCAAGGAGCGGATGCGCCAGGAGGATGCGCTGTATGGCGGCGAGATGAGCGCTCATCACTATTTCCGTGAATTCGCCTATTGCGACAGCGGTATGATCCCCTGGCTGTTGATTGCCGAATTAATCAGCCAGCGTCACTTGCCCCTGTCAGCGCTGGTCAATGCGCGAATGCGCGCTTTTCCTTGCAGTGGCGAGATCAATTTTCAGGTCGCCGATGCGCCAGCCAAGCTTGCGGAGATTCGCGCCGCCTACGCCGATCAACAACCGAAGGTGGATGAAACGGATGGCCTGAGCCTGGAGTTCGCAGACTGGCGCTTCAACCTGCGTTCGTCCAATACGGAGCCATTGCTGCGGTTGAATGTCGAAACGCGGGGCAACGCCGAATTGCTGGAGCGTTGCACCGGCGAATTACGAGCGTTGATTGAAGCGCGATGA
- a CDS encoding DUF2007 domain-containing protein: protein MYVKTPWVTLAVFEVLPTAEISRGRLVAEGISCRLLDRSLSGLGLIADGIELQVPETELEKAGKVLAQDFSSELDLEP, encoded by the coding sequence ATGTATGTAAAAACCCCCTGGGTTACCCTGGCTGTGTTTGAAGTTTTACCTACTGCCGAAATTAGCCGAGGCCGGCTGGTGGCGGAAGGTATTTCCTGCCGATTGCTGGATCGCTCTTTGTCAGGTCTCGGGTTGATCGCGGACGGCATTGAACTTCAGGTTCCCGAAACGGAACTGGAGAAAGCAGGAAAGGTGCTGGCGCAGGATTTTTCCAGTGAACTGGATCTGGAGCCATGA
- a CDS encoding PilT/PilU family type 4a pilus ATPase codes for MEQSSALEVNDYEKATQYLYELTVKLLDVGGSDIFITAGSAPALKVNQIIHRVGDRRLTPQQTTLLSRAIMHDRHARVFDQYHEVNFSLNFPNMARFRVSAFTQRGSAGMVLRLIQQQIPTIEELNLPLTLQEIALTKRGLVIFLGGTGCGKTTSMAAMLDYRNEQRQEHIITVEDPIEFFHRHKQCLVDQREVGTDTDSYESALKNTLRQAPNVIMIGEVRDRETMQHAINFAETGHLCLTTLHANNTDQAFDRIVNFFPEEKRAQILMDLSFNMKAFISQRLLPREDRPGQIPAVEVLLNTPLMAELIFQGRVKEIKPVMTRSSEQGIVTFDQALFNLYEIGQISYETAIRHADSANNLRLRIKLESKRPQPKAASEGPLQIEDDRLR; via the coding sequence ATGGAGCAGAGTTCGGCACTGGAAGTCAACGATTACGAAAAAGCGACTCAGTATCTTTATGAGTTGACAGTCAAGCTGTTGGATGTCGGTGGATCGGATATTTTCATCACCGCGGGCAGCGCGCCAGCGCTCAAAGTCAATCAGATTATTCATCGCGTAGGCGACCGCAGGTTGACTCCTCAACAGACAACGCTGTTGAGCCGGGCAATCATGCATGATCGCCATGCACGGGTGTTCGACCAGTATCATGAAGTTAATTTTTCCCTGAATTTCCCCAATATGGCCCGTTTCCGAGTCAGCGCTTTTACCCAGCGCGGCAGTGCTGGCATGGTGCTGCGCCTGATCCAGCAGCAGATTCCAACCATCGAGGAATTAAACCTGCCGCTGACCCTCCAGGAGATTGCCCTGACCAAGCGTGGATTAGTGATTTTTCTGGGCGGCACCGGTTGCGGCAAGACGACCTCGATGGCGGCCATGCTGGATTACCGTAATGAGCAGCGCCAGGAGCATATTATCACTGTCGAAGACCCCATCGAGTTTTTTCATCGTCACAAACAATGTCTGGTGGATCAACGCGAGGTGGGGACCGACACCGACTCCTACGAGTCAGCGCTGAAGAACACCCTCCGGCAGGCGCCTAATGTCATCATGATTGGTGAAGTGCGGGATCGCGAAACCATGCAGCACGCCATCAACTTCGCCGAGACCGGACACTTGTGCCTGACCACTCTTCATGCGAACAATACCGACCAGGCTTTTGATCGTATTGTCAATTTCTTCCCGGAAGAGAAACGGGCGCAAATTCTGATGGACCTGTCGTTCAATATGAAAGCGTTCATTTCCCAGCGACTGTTGCCGCGCGAGGATCGACCAGGCCAGATCCCGGCAGTGGAGGTTTTGCTGAACACGCCGCTGATGGCGGAGCTAATCTTTCAGGGACGGGTCAAGGAGATCAAGCCGGTCATGACCCGTTCTAGCGAACAAGGCATCGTGACTTTCGATCAGGCGCTGTTTAATCTCTATGAAATTGGCCAGATTAGTTATGAAACTGCGATTCGCCATGCAGATTCCGCTAACAACCTGCGATTGCGGATCAAGCTGGAGAGCAAACGGCCACAGCCAAAAGCGGCCAGCGAGGGGCCATTGCAAATCGAGGATGATCGGCTGCGCTGA